Below is a window of Phoenix dactylifera cultivar Barhee BC4 unplaced genomic scaffold, palm_55x_up_171113_PBpolish2nd_filt_p 000167F, whole genome shotgun sequence DNA.
GTTGACATAAAAAAGAACTGGAGCAGGATTGATGGTGATGGTTTTGTTGTTGGAGAGGATAATGATGACAGATTTAGAGACTGCAGTGTTGGGTCGAGAGATATATCGGAAATGGTAAAGAAAGCAATAGGTGCTGCAGAAGCCGAAGCTAGAGGTGCTAATGCACCTGCTGAGGCAATCAAAGCTGCAGGTGATGCAGCAGCTGAACTTGTCAAGACTGCTGCATTGGAGGTAACCCTAGATTCTCTTATTGAAGCTTAGGTTTTACTTTGATTTTCCCCTTAACAATTCTGATATGCTAGCTGCTGTTTTTTCATAGGTTTGGAAAAGTACAGATGATGAAGAAGCTGCAGTTTTAGCTGCTTGTAAAGCTGCATCTACTGTTGTGGATGCTGCTAAGGCAACTGAGGTCTCACGGTAACAACCACTCCCCTTCTCCTATCCTTTGACTTCCAACCATTTTGAGGTTTCATGCATTTTTTTGTGTATTTCAATGCTGGAATCTTGTGGTTCTCAGGAGTTCTAGCAAGGTTGATGAGGATTTGATGGATGCAAAAGCTGTGGAACCCAGAGAGGATGAAGAGCTGGAAGACTTCATTATTTTGGATGATGAGTCTCTTGCACAGATTAGGGAAAAATACTGCATTCAGTGTCTTGAAATTTTGGGAGAGTATGTTGAAGCTTTGGGACCCATTCTGCATGAGAAGGGTGTTGATGTCTGCCTTGCCTTGCTGCAACGCAGTTTTAAAGTCGAAGAGGCACCTGATCACTTAGCGTTGTTGCCTGAGGTTCTCAAACTAATATGTGCCCTAGCTGCTCATCGGAAATTTGCTGCATTATTTGTTGATCGTGGTGGCATACAAAAACTACTCTCTGTTCGTAGAGTCTCGCAGACCTTCTTTGGTCTTTCATCTTGCTTATTTACCATTGGTACACTTCAGGTAATAGCATAACATGTCTGATATTGGAGGCTCAAGTTCTCTAAGTTCTTCACATTTGTTATTTTGCACGCACCATCTGTCATTGCTTCAGAAGTCATAATTCCCCATAAAAACTTGTGTGCAGGGTATCATGGAACGTGTTTGTGCTCTTCCATCTGACGTGGTGAACCAGGTGGTTGAGTTAGCACTGCAACTTCTAGAGTGCCCTGTAGATCAAGCTAGGAAAAATGCTGCTATTTTTTTTGCTTCTGCATTTGTCTTCAGAGCAGTCTTGGATTCCTTTGATGGACAGGATGGGCTACAGAAAATGTTAAATCTATTACATGGTGCTGCATCCATTAGGTCAGGTGGGAACTCAGGAACATTAGGTATGCCAAATGTAAATCTCCGAAATGATCGATCACCTGCAGAAGTCCTCACGACATCAGAAAAGCAGATTGCTTATCATACTTGTGTCGCATTACGCCAGTACTTCCGAGCACATCTTCTCTTGGTTGTGGATTTTCTTCGTCCAAATAAAAGTAGTCGTGGTGTAGCCCGAAGTAACCCAAGTGCAAGGGCTGCATATAAACCACTGGACATCAGCAATGAGGCTATGGATTCAGTATTTCTCCAGATACAGCGTGACAGGAAGCTTGGGTCTGCATTTGTGAGAGCTCGTTGGCCTGCAGTGGATAAGTTCTTAGCCTCTAATGGGCATATAACCATGTTGGAATTGTGCCAGGTACAAGCATAGTTGCTTGCCTTTTATTTTAATCCCTTCTCAATTGTTAATTTCTGAAGTAATAGGGACCTACCGTGATGTTAATTTTCAGGCACCATCTGTTGAGCGCTATCTGCATGATTTGGCACAGTATGCATTGGGTGTTCTTCATATTGTCACATTTGTGCCCTACAGTCGTAAATTAATTGTTAATGCTACTTTGAGCAATGATCGTGTAGGCATGGCAGTCATCTTGGATGCTGCTAATGGGGCTTGCTATGTTGATCCTGAGGTATAATAGGATTTTCATGACCCAGTGTAGAAAATTTTGGAAATCAGCATCATGCTTGtacaatatttaaaataaatttagcttattcattttttttttcaatttgtgCCAGGTGATTCACCCAGCATTAAATGTGTTAGTAAATCTTGTATGCCCTCCTCCTTCGATTAGTAACAAACCCTCTGTTCCTGCGCATGGTCCGCAGTCAGCTTCAGTTCAAATGTTAAATGGTCCTTCAGAGAATAGGGAGAGGCATTCTGAAAGATATATGTCAGATCGTAGTGTTCCATTGCCTGTTCAGAATGAGTCTCGGGAGCGCAATGGGGAATCTAACTTGGTGGAAAGAAGTGGTGCAACAGCACTAAGCACACCATTTCCTGGTTCTAGTTCACAAACAGCAGTGTCATCAGGTGTAGTTGGAGACCGCAGAATAACTTTAGGGCCTGGTGCTGGTTGTGCTGGCCTTGCTGCTCAACTGGAACAAGGATATCATCAGGCAAGGGAAGCTGTTAGAGCACACAATGGTATAAAGGttcttttgcatcttcttcaccCTCGGATGATCACACCTCCTGCTGCTCTTGACTGCATTAGGGCTCTGGCATGCCGTGTCTTGCTTGGTCTAGCCAGAGATGAAACAATTGCACATATACTGACAAAGCTTCAGGTAGTATTTACTTATTATATATTTCACATCTGATGTTTGATGTGAAAGGTTTAACAAGTTATGGGTATCAATTATGTTGTGTTTACAGTATATGAGAATATATAACTTATTCTAATTGGTATCAAGTAGTTCGGACCATACATATGGTTTATTGTTCGACAAACATATGTTATAGAACTGGGATCCTAGCTAGCTTGGTTTTCTCTGGTGCTCTGCTGTCTATTCTTTCTCTGTGATTGTTTGCCAATCTTTTATTTTGCCAGACAAATTATATGGATTTCTAAGAATAGGCAAAATGGTTCTTTGATCTGTATCACTTTTTTTTCTCAATATTTCAGGTGGGAAAGAAGCTGTCAGAGCTTATTCGAGATTCTGGCAGCCAGGCATCTGGAAATGAGAAGGGCAGATGGCAGACAGAGCTAGCCCAAGTGGCCATCGAGTTGATTGCAGTAAGTAAAGGGAGACTGACCTGTGCACTTATCTGATCACTTGTGGTGCACGCACACATCGATATTTATATTTGTTGCTAAAATTGAGCTTATTGTCCGAAATTTTGAAGTGCCATGCATGAGTGGTTCTTGTATATTTTCATGTGGTTCTTCTGACTGCTGGTGATATATTTTGTCTTGTTTTCCCATGTAATTGTCATTAATTTTTTCTGATATGAATTTACAGATTGTAACAAATTCTGGGCGGGCAAGCACCTTGGCAGCCACTGATGCTGCTGCTCCGACACTGAGGCGCATTGAAAGAGCAGCAATAGCTGCAGCTACTCCTATCACTTATCATTCCAGGTCACTGCAGCTTCCTCTATATGCAGGGAAAGTCTTTTGCATTCTGTTCTCATGTCCTTTTTGTGTGTATGTGTCTGTACagggagttgttgctgctgATTCATGAGCATCTCCAAGCATCTGGTTTAACAGCTACTGCTGCTTTGCTACAGAAGGAGGCTGACTTGACGCCTCTGCCATCATCGGGAGTGCCAACACCTCCACTTCACCAAACTTCTGTCCAAGAAACTTCAAATGCGCAACTTCAGTGGCCATCTTGCCGTGCACCCTGTGGGTTTCTCTCAGAGAAAGTAAAAATGGCCCCACGAGAAGAGGATTCTGGTCTGAAGTCTGATTCAGCCATGCCTTCAGTAAAGAAGAAATCACTGGTCTTCTCCTCCATTTTCTCGCAGGGAAAAAGTCAGCCTCCGTCACATTCATCCATCGATAATAAAACATCCAGTGCTTTAAAAAGTCCATCTGCACCTTATGGGGGGTCTGAAGCTCCATCTTTGTCTGCTCTGAAGTCTAATACAGATGCAGAGCCTCCACTTAAAACACCAATTTTGCTGCCAATGAAACGAAAATTAATGGAACTGAGGGATTCTTTTTCTTCACCGGCAAAGCGGCTTGTGACAACAGAGATTGCATTTCAGCCTCCAGTTAGTCAAACACCTAATTCTGGTCGTAGAATTTGTATGCCAATGGATGTAGCAGgtctatctcctgtcgcaagtTATACTCCACGAGATCCTTTTGGTCGGATGACATTGAGCAGCAGCCTTGGGGACATCTCAGTTGATCTCCAGAACCAGAGCACTCCTGGGGCATCAGCAACACCCATGACCCATTTTGGTCTGCCAGCTGACCCTCAACCTGGAAATATTGAACGGATGACTCTCGACTCTTTGGTTGTGCAGTACTTGAAGCACCAGCATCGGCAGTGCCCAGCTCCAATAACCACGCTGCCGCCACTGTCTCTCTTGCACCCACATGTGTGTCCAGAACCTAGCCGAAATCTCAATGCGCCTGCAAATGCAACTGCAAGGGTAAGCACCCGTGAATTTAGGAAACAGTACAGTGGAATCCATGCCCATCgtagagaccgccaatttatcTACAGCAGGTTCAGGCCATGTCGTACATGCCGAGATGATACTGCTCTATTAACATGCATTACTTTTCTGGGAGGTTCTTCTCGTATTGCAACTGGGTGCCACTCTGGTGAGCTCAAGATATTTGATGCTAATAATGGAAATGTATTTGATAGTCAGGCATGTCACCAAACTCCTGTTACACTAGTTCAATCAGCCTTTTCTGGTGGAACTGAGCTGGTTCTTTCTTCGAGCTCTTTTGATGTAAGGTTATGGGATGCCACCAGTATCTCTGGTGGGCCATTGCATTCATTTGAAGGATGCAAGACTGCACACTTTAGCAACTCAGGGACCGTTTTTGCAGCCCTTTCTTCAGACACATCTCACCGTGAGGTTCTTCTATATGATGTCCAGACCTGCAATATGGAGCTGAGGCTCACTGATAGTGCAAACAGCCATTCTGTCCCTGTTCGAGGACATGCACAGTCTCTTATACATTTCAGCCCTTCGGATGCAATGTTACTGTGGAATGGAGTCTTGTGGGATAGGCGGAGTGCAATTGCTATGCACCGGTTTGACCAGTTCACGGACTATGGTGGAGGTGGATTTCATCCTGCTGGGAACGAGGTATGACCTGACTCTTAACCACCTTCAGTATTAAGCCTTTATACACACTAAGCtagacatgcatgcatgcatgcattttaTTAGCATGTCCTTGCATATATTTGACATGGAtttatatatatgatacatattTTTATCGAGTTCTTTTGTGCATGCAATACATATGTACATGTGTTTGTATATGTATTTACATGTGCAAAGAGACTTGGACTACAGACTTAATGTTTAATTTTTAGTAAAAGATTCAGTGATTCAAAAGTCATAGATGGGTCATCCAAATCGGAGAACCATACCATTGATCATAACCTATGGAACAAAACTGCACAAAATCCAAATATATATAGGATTTGATGGTCTAGTACCTGTACGTTAAGTGGGTCCAGAAATAGACTGATTTCATGGCACCATGTTTTACAATGGCCTAAGCACCAAACATATGGAATTTCAATCCATATATACATTAAGATCTGTAGATTATATCAACAAAGTGGATTTTCAGCTAATATACATATCATGCTTTTAACACTAGCACAGATGGTGCCATCCATTTTTTCACTCGCTTGGTTAAATACGTAAGAGGCCATTAAAGTGTACTTTTGTTGCTAGGCATTTATAGATCATGATCAAAGGCGTAGATCTCCAATTTGGATGGCCCATCATTGATTTTGAATTGTTAAATCTTTTTGAGAGAGATACATATGAGGCGGTTATTATAATACATGTAGGGTTGAGAAAGTCCCTCCCACTTCCAAATTCAATTATGGGCAAGGTTCTTACATGTGGCCACCTAGCCTCATGGCCAACCCCTCTGTCTAGGCGCCTATGTTTTACAAGCTGTGATAGGTGGCTGCCTGAGTGTTTAGGTTGGTGCCTAGGTGGTTGCCTGAGTGATTTTAGGCCACTATTTCACAAGATGGGCACCTATTTATGATATCATTGATCACAGTAAATTTTTGTCATCTTTCTTCATATaatgaaattttattttctatctAATAATTTGGGTATTTAATGAGGCTTGGAACACACTTTTCAGAGTACTTTAATGATCACTTCTCAACATCACAGCCATTCATATTTGGTGGTCCCTCATCCATATAATGACAACCTCCATCAATCAGCCTCTCACTGCTTTTACAGTTTATAATTTGTTCTTGAATATATTGATTGATGCTTGATCATTATTTTAATACCTTTGTTAGTTAACAAAGCAACATTTATGAAAATGATGTTTTTTCAAGGGTTCTctctatatatgtatgcatgtttgtgtgtatgtatatacatgtatgtgtatatgtgtgtatgctTGTATTCATGTATGTCTAGTAGAGCTAATATGCGGGCGTCCAAACAACAGCTACATAAGGTCAGTCCTGACAAGATGAGTGGGGCCAAGCACTTATAATCCAAGCATCTGAATGTGATATACTGTCTCTAGATTGCTTActatcaaaaaaacaaaaaaaaaagatttagagATCCTAACAACGGATAGTTTAAACAACACTAACAATGCATATTTTTTGATCATTGGATACATAGGCTGGAGATCTTTAAATCGCATGTTTTTTGACGGTCGACAGTTTAGGGATAGTAGATGACCTCCAATGGCTCTGATTGTCGGTGCCGGATGTGCAATTGTCTGGCCAGGATGGACCATATTTGAGTTGTTGTGTGGGCACCACATATTAGTTGTACTAGGCTATGATATTaatgttattattttttaggGATTTTATAGCTCTGATTGTTTGCCTAGCTGCCCAAACCTTGCCTAGTCCAATGGGCCACTGCCTAGTACCAATTTGACAACCTTGATTAGGGggattctgaaaatgaaaatgtAAACTGTTTGATGTGATTTAGAAGATTAGAGACGTTTACAAATAAAGAATCATATATTTTGGATATTTCTTGCTAAAGCATCAAGTtggcaaaaattaaaatttttgtctTGCAAATAACCTAATTAAGGACAAACTTGATGAATAAGAAACATGTTCCCAATGTATATGAACTTTAGACTATAAACATTTTCAAATTTGTAAATTAAATTCAGTAGTTTATATTTCCATTTGCAAATTCCATTATTAAATTTTGTAGGTGTTGTAAAGTCTTCTTTTCCACCTGTGCATTGTATTATTCGCATATACGTATGGTTTGTGTGAGTCTATTTACTTCTTCGTCGATTGATAAGCTGAACGATAATATGTTAAAGTATAAAAAGGTAGTGTGGTACAAGAATAAAGGGAGGGAGAAAAATGGAATCACACTGTTACGTCATTAAAACCAtaagttatttttaaaaatatgctGGCTTTTGGCTGTAGGAGATATATACCCTTATCCACCATTATATAGGCTTTATTTTCAACAAATATATCATCTTTACACTGATTGCTAGAGGACATTTCCATGTGTTTGGTGTAGACATTTCTTCTAGTATTTCCACTGACAAAGTTccaataatttgattttaagcaGTTTTAGCTAGATTCAAGTTTAATCTTGCTGGATATGCTTTTGGCAATTAATGCATCAACTAAGAGCAAGATCAGCACAAAAAAGAACCCTGATCCCTAAGGATAAAAGGTTCATTGCCCCTTTGTTAGTTTTAGTCAGAACTTTAAAGTCATCCTTAATTTTgttatgaaccaagatgaaaCTGAAACATTTCAATTTTGGTCTCGGAGTTGGATGAAACTACAAGCCATGCCACTAACATTGACTGCCTTAGTTCGTTTCAGTCATTTCTGTTGCGTCTTATTTCAACTGGAGTATCTTCCCCCTCTGAAAGTTCTGAACTTGAGCTTCTGTGACTATAATGGATTTTGTGAGTCAGAGTGTTTCAGAAGACAAAGCTATGACATTTTCAGATTGGTGCTTTTCCACTACCCCGCTGAAACcttaaaacttttcaaagtgtttctttttctttttgtcaaaTCGCACCATAAATTCAAACTCCACCACTTTAATAAAGTAATGTATCCTCAAATAACGATTTGTTTGATTGCTTTATTTTGgaggttgttttttttttctttttgtggggggggggggggggggggggtgttataTTTGAAGATGACACTGAGTCATTAATGATCCTTCTGTAGGAGAGATGGGCACTTCTGCTCCATAATAAGTTAGATTGATATAAAAGTTCTGATTTAAGTTAAATCTGCTGCATGCCGGCTGGTTCTAAATCAAGCAATGAATGTTAAGTGGCCAACCCATAGAATCATGAAGTGCAAGTTGGGTAGGGCGCTTGAGCAAGTGGATGCCACATGCTTAATATGGTGAGCAGGAGCATGCTCATTGAGTAAAGTTATTTGCGTTCTCCAATTTGGTTAGTGTGTTATACTAAATACATGGTTTAATGCGTTAGAAAATACAAAAATATCTAACTATATGGTTTTGGTTAAACTAATCTTTTGGATGCAGTAAGTATGGAACATGCTATAATTTTTTGAGAAGTAGGATGGGGTTGACTGCCACTTTGGAATTGGTGCAACATCTTATGCTGAGGAGTTTGGCTATGAGGTTAATTCGTGTTATAAAAAAATGGTGGCCTGTCGCACGAGGCTTCTGCCCAATATATGTAGCCTTTATTCCTTTGGGAGAGGCTATTTCCATGCTTTGAACTTGTGACACCTAAGTTACAATGGATCAACTTATCATTGTGCCAAAGCTCATCCTTAAGCTCATGTTACACTTTGCTTAAAGGAATCCCAATTTTGGTAGCGTGCTTAAATGGCAGTCTGCTACTGCTCTAGTCATTCTTTGATAAACATGTCATCCCAATTTTATTACATATAAGATGTGATATTCGACAATTCATTCAAAATAGGGTTGGCGGTGTGGATCTATGCCATGGGGGGCTGGAACTAGGGCTTAGCAGGTTTAAATGGAATTTGTGAAAAGACCAATCTACCCTCATTATGTTCTTCCTTGAATATGATATCATAACACTGTATtagtattaatataatattatattagtatattaattatataatcgatataattatattttactAGTATTATACTAAACGATATAATGTGGTAGACTAGGATCCTATTAATAGGGTTTCAGGTTGGATCCAGTCAAGTGAAAGCGAAAGATGGGGATAAGACGTTAATGATCTGTTGAATGTGATCTACTTGTGAACtatctatatataaaaaaagcatGTGATTTGGGGACCCTTCCCCTATGCATCAAATGATAGTATTGTGTTATTAAACTGTCTTTGACCACTTTATGCACAGGCTAGGGGTATTCAAATTACAGATTTTTTGGTCTGTTAAGCAATTTAAAGGCAGATTAGGTTCAACAGCTCATATATTTGTCTTAGACACCCGTCTTCTGATTTCACTTGACCATGTTCGACTTCTAAGCCTATTGATTGGAGCCTAATTcacttataatataatattatactaatattattataataatcttttgataaaaaatattaatctaATGTTCTGTTAATATTAGTACatgaaatattaatttttttaatattatattagtagattaatattgatatattttctattgatattgttatattattatattatactgatATAAGTATATTACTGTTATATTCAAATAAAATATTGTAAGCTAATATAACTATATAAGAAGAGCAGATTGTCCAATTTgcaaaattacttttttttttgtgcttatACAATATCTAAACTGCACTTCCTTATTCCCGGCCAGCATCcaaacaaaataacaaaattgTAACTGTTACTTGGGATAACTTCATTTATCCCCAAAGAGAGAAGGA
It encodes the following:
- the LOC103711292 gene encoding DDB1- and CUL4-associated factor homolog 1-like — encoded protein: MEAGAGSEAAAAAEAEATAGLEEPREESEDEALLSRAQKLISKIVANQANPNPRLLHTLATMLEAQELRYVQESGSSSFNNARASHSIGRLCNLVRENDEFYEAISSKFLSESRYSVTVRAASARILLSCSLVWMYPHVFDDAVLDNVKTWVMEDPVVSGDECNWKKELGSNKPTDSEMLRAYATGLLAMSLAGGGQVVEDILTSGLSAKLMRFLRARVLGEASSSQRDTSFPAEAKHASVANPTRGRDENRGRSRQVLDTSRFDGSRIVDEGLLGEASTDRDVDRNIAIRQVHGELCWADGGESLKSELTDSSSEVVGTYEMVEEDADLSGDGWHNRNLLDGKSKYSERLVAGRSTRDEDADENVRDDSSRRRVNRGWPRTRGKGRSNEGILENERTLTSPSSGLRLGGMIRGSRDRSSPKNEEIKKVVDIKKNWSRIDGDGFVVGEDNDDRFRDCSVGSRDISEMVKKAIGAAEAEARGANAPAEAIKAAGDAAAELVKTAALEVWKSTDDEEAAVLAACKAASTVVDAAKATEVSRSSSKVDEDLMDAKAVEPREDEELEDFIILDDESLAQIREKYCIQCLEILGEYVEALGPILHEKGVDVCLALLQRSFKVEEAPDHLALLPEVLKLICALAAHRKFAALFVDRGGIQKLLSVRRVSQTFFGLSSCLFTIGTLQGIMERVCALPSDVVNQVVELALQLLECPVDQARKNAAIFFASAFVFRAVLDSFDGQDGLQKMLNLLHGAASIRSGGNSGTLGMPNVNLRNDRSPAEVLTTSEKQIAYHTCVALRQYFRAHLLLVVDFLRPNKSSRGVARSNPSARAAYKPLDISNEAMDSVFLQIQRDRKLGSAFVRARWPAVDKFLASNGHITMLELCQAPSVERYLHDLAQYALGVLHIVTFVPYSRKLIVNATLSNDRVGMAVILDAANGACYVDPEVIHPALNVLVNLVCPPPSISNKPSVPAHGPQSASVQMLNGPSENRERHSERYMSDRSVPLPVQNESRERNGESNLVERSGATALSTPFPGSSSQTAVSSGVVGDRRITLGPGAGCAGLAAQLEQGYHQAREAVRAHNGIKVLLHLLHPRMITPPAALDCIRALACRVLLGLARDETIAHILTKLQVGKKLSELIRDSGSQASGNEKGRWQTELAQVAIELIAIVTNSGRASTLAATDAAAPTLRRIERAAIAAATPITYHSRELLLLIHEHLQASGLTATAALLQKEADLTPLPSSGVPTPPLHQTSVQETSNAQLQWPSCRAPCGFLSEKVKMAPREEDSGLKSDSAMPSVKKKSLVFSSIFSQGKSQPPSHSSIDNKTSSALKSPSAPYGGSEAPSLSALKSNTDAEPPLKTPILLPMKRKLMELRDSFSSPAKRLVTTEIAFQPPVSQTPNSGRRICMPMDVAGLSPVASYTPRDPFGRMTLSSSLGDISVDLQNQSTPGASATPMTHFGLPADPQPGNIERMTLDSLVVQYLKHQHRQCPAPITTLPPLSLLHPHVCPEPSRNLNAPANATARVSTREFRKQYSGIHAHRRDRQFIYSRFRPCRTCRDDTALLTCITFLGGSSRIATGCHSGELKIFDANNGNVFDSQACHQTPVTLVQSAFSGGTELVLSSSSFDVRLWDATSISGGPLHSFEGCKTAHFSNSGTVFAALSSDTSHREVLLYDVQTCNMELRLTDSANSHSVPVRGHAQSLIHFSPSDAMLLWNGVLWDRRSAIAMHRFDQFTDYGGGGFHPAGNEVIINSEVWDLRKFRLLRSVPSLDQTVITFNGGGDVIYAILRRNLEDIMSAVHARRVRHPLYPAFRTIDAVNYSDIATVQVDRCILDFAADPTDSFVGVVAMDDHDEMYSSARLFEVGRKRPTDDDSDPDNGGDTDEEDEDEDNDTSEADVDPILGADLDGDGDTDSDDMSNDEDDDDIDTGDELDEDRDFDVDDLDFEGGHGLLEITAEGDEDDSEVVESLSSGEEDFAANAFGF